In a single window of the Prevotella melaninogenica genome:
- a CDS encoding aspartate-semialdehyde dehydrogenase: MKVAIVGASGAVGQEFLRILAERNFPMDELVLFGSERSAGKKYTFKGKEYEVKLLQHNDDFKDVDIAFTSAGGGTSAEFAETITKYGAVMIDNSSQFRQDDDVPLVVPEINAEDALNRPRGIIANPNCTTIMMVVVLNPIDKLSHIKKVHVSSYQSASGAGAAAMAELQQQYKELVETGEVKTVEKFPHQLAYNVIPQIDKMTENDYTKEEVKMFNETRKIMHSDVRTSATCVRVSSLRSHSEAVWFETERPLSVEEIREALKAAPGVTVVDDPQNYIYPMPLESAGHDDIYVGRIRKDLADDNGNTLWLTGDQIRKGAALNAVQIAEYLIKVGNVK, encoded by the coding sequence ATGAAAGTAGCAATTGTTGGTGCCAGTGGTGCCGTAGGTCAAGAGTTCCTGCGCATCTTAGCTGAGAGAAACTTCCCAATGGACGAGCTTGTTCTCTTTGGTTCAGAACGTTCTGCAGGTAAGAAATACACATTCAAGGGTAAGGAATACGAGGTAAAACTGCTCCAGCACAATGATGATTTCAAGGATGTAGACATCGCCTTCACAAGTGCTGGCGGTGGTACTTCTGCTGAGTTTGCTGAGACCATCACCAAGTATGGTGCTGTCATGATTGACAACTCAAGCCAGTTCCGTCAGGATGATGACGTGCCATTGGTTGTTCCAGAGATTAACGCAGAAGATGCTTTGAACCGTCCACGTGGCATCATTGCTAACCCTAACTGTACTACCATTATGATGGTTGTTGTATTGAATCCAATCGATAAGCTCAGCCATATCAAGAAAGTACACGTAAGCAGCTATCAGAGTGCATCTGGTGCAGGTGCTGCCGCTATGGCAGAGTTGCAGCAGCAGTACAAGGAACTTGTTGAGACAGGCGAAGTGAAGACTGTTGAGAAGTTCCCACATCAGTTGGCATACAATGTCATTCCACAAATTGATAAGATGACAGAGAACGACTATACAAAGGAAGAGGTGAAGATGTTTAACGAGACTCGTAAGATTATGCACTCTGATGTTCGCACTTCTGCTACCTGCGTTCGCGTGTCTTCTCTCCGTAGCCATTCTGAGGCTGTATGGTTCGAGACCGAGCGTCCACTCTCTGTTGAGGAGATTCGTGAGGCTTTGAAGGCAGCTCCTGGTGTTACTGTTGTTGATGATCCACAGAACTATATCTACCCTATGCCACTCGAGAGTGCTGGTCACGATGATATCTATGTGGGTCGTATCCGTAAGGACCTTGCTGATGACAATGGCAATACACTCTGGCTCACTGGCGACCAGATTCGTAAGGGTGCTGCTTTGAATGCTGTACAGATTGCGGAGTACTTGATTAAGGTGGGTAATGTGAAATAG
- a CDS encoding FMN-binding protein, translating into MLKKQLVSVAAITVLTTGIAFAAVQQDKVMYKQADGTYVVNTTSLCQNVKGFKGATPVEVYIKNNKVVKVEALPNREGPKFYDKVKQGLFPKFNGMKLSKAAKAESLDGVTGATYTSRAVKENVAAAVAYYKKNK; encoded by the coding sequence ATGTTAAAAAAACAATTAGTATCAGTAGCAGCCATAACAGTACTAACAACAGGGATTGCTTTCGCTGCAGTGCAGCAGGATAAGGTAATGTATAAGCAGGCAGACGGCACATACGTTGTCAATACGACCAGCCTCTGTCAAAATGTAAAGGGATTTAAGGGTGCAACACCTGTAGAGGTTTATATCAAGAATAATAAGGTTGTCAAGGTTGAGGCTTTGCCTAATCGTGAAGGTCCTAAGTTCTATGATAAGGTGAAGCAAGGATTATTCCCAAAGTTTAATGGCATGAAACTGTCAAAAGCTGCAAAGGCAGAGAGCCTTGATGGTGTGACAGGAGCTACCTATACATCACGTGCTGTGAAGGAGAATGTAGCTGCTGCTGTAGCTTATTATAAGAAGAATAAGTAG
- the lipA gene encoding lipoyl synthase, whose protein sequence is MKYILLPKPDTIHQLPFYFAVEEYVARHYTDDDYFMGWRVNPTVMLGRNQLIDNEVNTDYCKEQKIDIFRRKSGGGCIYADKGCIQFSYISRATNANEAFAQYMQRMADLLKGLKIEAQLSGRNDILIDNTKVSGCAFYQLSNRSILHNSLLFDTQLDHLSNALTPAKEKLQSKGVESVRQRVTNVATYTQLDILSFMDYVRLEMCGAEVLELTEDDMKGVAEIEKELASDDFVYGKNPKYSLVRKHRFEGVGTLEAHIELKNNIIGSINMVGDYFLLGDIDHDFLSLLKGCAFTREAVEERLQDIDLSTIIRGLKLRQFLHLLFGREPHVMKPDWLKIDLTSKKSTGETAGILAKHHLNTICTSGLCPNRSECWMARTATLMIGGDICTRKCRFCNTLSGRPRLLNPDEPRHVAESVKALKLRYAVITSVDRDDLPDYGAAHWIKTIEEIRRLNPDTKIELLIPDFMGKAELIRQVMATRPHVAGHNMETVRRLTPSVRSVARYERSLDVLREIANCGITAKTGFMLGLGETHEEILETMDDILTTGCQRLTLGQYLQPTAEHLPVKAHITPEKFAEYKRIALEKGFKHVVSGPLVRSSYHAAEGV, encoded by the coding sequence ATGAAATATATACTACTACCTAAACCAGATACTATTCATCAACTACCCTTCTACTTTGCGGTAGAAGAATACGTAGCACGTCATTATACCGATGACGACTACTTTATGGGCTGGCGTGTGAACCCCACGGTGATGTTAGGACGCAATCAGTTGATTGACAATGAGGTCAATACAGATTACTGCAAAGAACAAAAGATTGATATTTTTAGACGAAAAAGTGGTGGCGGATGTATCTATGCCGACAAAGGCTGCATACAGTTCTCCTATATCTCTCGTGCCACCAATGCCAATGAGGCCTTTGCACAATATATGCAACGGATGGCAGACTTACTAAAAGGTCTGAAGATTGAAGCACAGTTATCAGGACGCAACGACATCCTCATCGACAACACAAAGGTATCGGGTTGTGCTTTTTATCAACTATCTAACCGTAGCATTCTGCACAACTCCCTACTCTTTGACACCCAACTTGACCACCTTTCTAATGCGCTCACACCTGCAAAAGAGAAACTACAAAGCAAGGGAGTGGAGTCTGTTAGACAGCGAGTGACGAACGTTGCAACCTATACACAGTTAGATATCTTATCGTTTATGGACTATGTACGACTGGAGATGTGTGGTGCAGAGGTTTTAGAACTGACAGAAGACGATATGAAAGGAGTGGCTGAGATAGAAAAGGAACTTGCTTCTGACGACTTTGTCTATGGTAAAAACCCCAAATATTCTCTCGTTCGTAAACATCGTTTTGAAGGTGTCGGAACCCTTGAAGCCCATATTGAATTAAAGAATAACATCATTGGAAGTATCAATATGGTGGGTGATTACTTCCTTCTTGGCGATATCGACCACGATTTCCTCAGCCTACTAAAGGGCTGTGCGTTCACAAGAGAGGCTGTTGAAGAAAGATTGCAAGATATAGACCTATCCACAATTATTCGTGGTCTAAAGCTACGACAGTTTCTCCACCTACTCTTCGGTCGTGAGCCACACGTGATGAAACCAGACTGGTTAAAGATTGACCTTACATCGAAGAAGTCGACTGGTGAAACAGCAGGCATCCTTGCTAAGCACCATCTAAACACTATCTGTACCAGCGGACTCTGTCCCAATCGCTCGGAATGTTGGATGGCACGTACGGCAACTTTGATGATTGGCGGTGACATCTGTACTCGAAAGTGCCGTTTCTGCAACACATTAAGTGGCAGACCCAGACTGCTCAACCCTGACGAGCCACGCCACGTGGCTGAGTCAGTGAAAGCTCTCAAGCTACGTTATGCCGTTATCACCTCTGTTGACCGTGATGACCTACCTGACTATGGTGCAGCTCATTGGATAAAGACCATCGAAGAGATACGCCGATTAAACCCTGACACAAAGATTGAACTGCTCATTCCAGACTTTATGGGGAAGGCTGAACTCATACGTCAAGTCATGGCAACTCGCCCCCACGTGGCAGGACATAACATGGAGACAGTGCGTCGCCTCACACCATCAGTACGTTCCGTGGCCCGCTACGAACGTAGTTTAGACGTACTGCGAGAGATTGCTAACTGTGGTATCACAGCCAAGACTGGCTTCATGCTCGGCTTAGGTGAGACCCATGAAGAAATTTTAGAGACAATGGATGATATCCTTACGACAGGTTGCCAACGCCTCACACTCGGTCAATATCTCCAACCTACTGCCGAACACCTGCCCGTTAAAGCCCATATCACACCCGAAAAGTTTGCTGAATATAAGCGGATAGCATTAGAGAAAGGTTTTAAGCATGTAGTCAGTGGACCGCTTGTCCGTTCGTCTTATCATGCTGCAGAAGGAGTTTAA